The sequence below is a genomic window from Cedecea neteri.
CGATATGCTGGCCGTTTGCGCAGAAAAACTTGAGCGGGAAGGGCTGAGTGACCGCTGCACGCTGATTGAAGGTCACGTCGTTGACGTGCCGGAGCAGCATCCATTCGATGCTGCGCTCTGCCTGTTGGTGGCGCATTTTATTCAGCATCCGCAGCGCGGAGGTATCTACCAGCACATCGCCGACAGGCTAAAACCTGCGGGGCAGCTGATCGCCGCTGAAATAGCGGGAGATATGGCGGATCCCGATTTTGACGGGCAATTAAGAAACTGGGTTGCGCTGCAGCAGGCTTATACCCAACGCCAGCGGGATATTGCCGAGGTGAAAGCTGAGCTCAACCAGCGGCTGCTCTTGTTGCCGCCTCGC
It includes:
- a CDS encoding class I SAM-dependent methyltransferase, with product MTNTNDIFNAEFSRQYDASSERLKEISNNLHALLSLLLRDLPAEAKVLCVGVGTGTEIVRLAKQHPEWRFTGVDPSPDMLAVCAEKLEREGLSDRCTLIEGHVVDVPEQHPFDAALCLLVAHFIQHPQRGGIYQHIADRLKPAGQLIAAEIAGDMADPDFDGQLRNWVALQQAYTQRQRDIAEVKAELNQRLLLLPPRQTEALLREAGFASAQPFFQSLLIHGWQAIKS